The genomic stretch GTTAGACTAATGAAATAATCTTCAGTGCAAGGAATCGTAAGACCGCCCATCGGATGATTAAATCCGAATTCTTCTTCCGCCCAATCTAATAAATCTCTAAACAAAGGATGACTCAAATATGATATTGGAATTACAAACCTTTTATGGTAATTTCCAACATAAACTGCTAAATGACCTTTTGGTACATCACCAACAGCTGAAGCCATTCTAATTCTTTGTGAAAGTGTTCTTTGAAGTTTCTGTTTAGCTTGAACAATTCCCCCAAATCTGTTACTTGTTGTCTTCATGATGATGAAAATTATTATATGATAGAAAAGTGTTTAATGGTAAAGTAAAGTAGAGAAGAGTTAGTTAGGTTTGAATTGAATTGTCATCTCTAGAGATATTATATATAGAGGGGACTAAATAATATTGTTTGATAAGTGATAACCATGAAGAATGTTTAGGAACATGTCAGGTGAAGGACAATAGTAGTTTCACATGATGATGCTTAATCTAGACCAAAACATGTGGACCCATAATATTTTGGACCCCAAAGAGAAAATGTGGTCTTTGTTGAAAGTTACACTATTTATTGGTTATATTTGCTACTTGCTTTATAGAAATGAAAATCTGGTCTTTTTATGATTGGCACGTTCTTGATATAATAAAATTGTAACATGAATTTGAAAATATGTTGTCTTGGTCTTACTTATAATTCAATGGAGCTTTGAATTTAGACTTGTGATGCTTACTGGCATTTGTTTCTTGTTATCACTATAATTTCTGTTGTGATAATGGATAGAACTTTCTATGGTTAAAATATAACAAACTTATTGTGATACTTATAGACAGTTAATATTACAAATATAAACAACAAATATAacattttaaatttaaaattgTCCTAAGTAAAATAAAGAAATGGTGAGATAGATAATGGAAAAGTATTTCTGAATATTATCTTCTTACATTGCCAtgagttatatatatatatatatatatatatatatatatatatatatatatatataatatatatatatatatatatatatatatatatatatatatatatatatatatatatatatatatatatatattatatatatatatatatatatatatatatatatatatatatatatttcctTTATGCACGCTTGATTACTACTACTCATACACATGATAAATACCCCACatattcatgactttcatgcaTGCTATAATATGTCATACTTTACAAAAGTTTCATGCATGTTATGTCATGGTGCAATTGCCTACTATGCTACACTACATTCTATTACTCCTTCTCAAGTTTAAGGAGGGTTGAACTGTACGACTTTAAGCTTGGTGTGCAACCCTTAAAACGTCCATGTAGGTTatcgatacaagtaccaaaagtattggcctctagggcttacaccaacaatctcccactagcactagagccaatcaggcatacccctaatgcccatagatctagtatgaccatcatgcttctgctgcgcaagaggctttgtcagtgggtcagcaatattgtcaagtgtaggtactctgcatattttcacatctcctctatctattatctctcgaatgaggtgataacgcctaagtatgtgtttggatcgttggtgagatctaggttccttagcttgtgcgatagcaccattgttatcacaattgagaccaatgggatccacaatgctaggaactatgccaagttcactaatgaactttttgatccaaacagcttcctttgttgcacttgaggcagcaatatactcggcctcggttgtagaatcaacaattgtatcttgctttgaacttttccagctcacagcgctaccgtttaagcaaaacacataaccagattgcgatctaaagtcatccttatctgtctggaagctagcatcggtgtatccaattacatccaactcttcctgacctccatatatcaagaatgagtccttagtccttctcaaatacttaaggatattcttgacaactacccaatgagcatcaccaggatcagattggtacaTACTCATtacacttaaagcatacgagacatctggtcgagtacataacatggcatacatgatagatcctattgcatatgcatatggaatcttattcatgcgatccctttcttccttagttgaaggggattgtgtttttgatagacacagaccatgttgcataggtatgaatcctttcttggagTCATGCATATTgaagtgtctcagcactttgtctatgtacgtactctgacttaggccaagcagtttttgtgatctatctctatagattctgattcctaatatataggctgcttcacctaggtccttcatagaaaaacatttccccaaccaagactttacttgttgcagggtagggacatcgtttccaatgagtaatatgtcatctacatataataccaggaaaacgatcatgctcccactaaccttcttgtacacacaaggctcatcttcgttcttgatgaatccatattgttttactgtttcatcaaaacgaagattccagcttctggaagcttgcttcaatccatagattgatctttgtaacttacatatcttttgggcttcttctggtatgtcaaatccttcaggctgt from Lathyrus oleraceus cultivar Zhongwan6 chromosome 7, CAAS_Psat_ZW6_1.0, whole genome shotgun sequence encodes the following:
- the LOC127106537 gene encoding auxin-induced protein 15A; amino-acid sequence: MKTTSNRFGGIVQAKQKLQRTLSQRIRMASAVGDVPKGHLAVYVGNYHKRFVIPISYLSHPLFRDLLDWAEEEFGFNHPMGGLTIPCTEDYFISLTSSLN